The Kutzneria kofuensis nucleotide sequence TGGGCGTTGTTGGTTTCCTCCGAGGGCAGGACGAGCAGGCGGTCCTTGTTCTGCCCACCGGAGTTGCGCACGATGTCGTGGAACGAGGTGTTGAGCTCTCGCAGGTACTGCGTCTTCTGGGCGTCGGTCGCGTTGTCGAACTGCGGCTCGTTGATGCTCTCCATGAGCAGCTTGCGCGGCTCGTCCTTGAACGCGGCGGCGATCTGCTGCCAGGTCGCGTCGAACCGAGCCAGAATGTTGTCGTGGTCGGTGGACATGTACTTGATCCACTGCCACGAGTCGTGGTGCACGTTGATCTCGACGTACAGACCGTCGGCCAGCGCCCAGTCGACCACCTGCTTGACCCGGGCCATGAACGTCGGATCTATCGTGTACGGCGCCGTCGCCGAGGCGTGGCCGCTCCAGGTCACGGGAATCCGGACGCTGCGGAAGCCCTCGGCCCGGATGGTGTCGAACAGCGCCTTGGTGGTGAGCGGATTGCCCCAGGAGGTCTCGTCGGGGATGGCGTCCAGCGTGTTGCCCAGGTTCCAGCTGGGCTGCATGGCGGCCACGGCCTTCATCGGGTCCTGCGGGGCCGGTGCGGTCGACCCGCCCGGGACCCGGTTCGGGTCGGCCGGCGCGGCGAAGGCGGTGCCACTGGCCAGGCTGCCCGTGGTGGCCAGGGCCACCAGGAGGGTCGCCGCGCGGCCGAGCCGGCGGCGGTTCGGCCGGGCACTCTGCGGTGCGTCGTTCACGTGTCGTGCCTTTCGGTGGTGGATGCCCTGAACCGCTCGTACGGTTGGTACTCGTGGTGGTAGCCGGCGCCGAACAGCACGCGCGGGGGCAGCGGGACCATGCGAGAACCTCGGGGACGCGAGGGGCCCAGCCGCCGGTGAAACCGGCGGCCGGGGCGAGGGCGGAGGTAGGTCAGGAAGCGGTGCCGGTCACGGTGGTGCCGGACTTGGTCACCTGATAGGTCAAAGTGGCACCGGTCCAGTAATGGAAGACGAGCTTGACCGGCGCGCCGTCCTTGAGACTGTTGAGGAAGTCAGCGGTCAAGGTTGTCGTGCCGGCGGTGTAGTCAGGGGCGAACGCGTACCCGAACTGCTGGAACGGCGTCCAACTGGCCGGCCCGGCATTGGTCCCGTCCGCGTAGGTGGCCTCCATGGTGGCCAGCAGGTCACCATGGAACTGCGTGGGAATGACCAGCGACGTGGTGGTGCCGGACGCGTCCGCGAGCACCGGCTGGTCGGCCGACCTCACGTGCAGCTGCCACGGCACACCCCGCGAGTACCGGACCTGCAGAGTCGAGTTCACGCCGTAGGCACGATCACCGGCCAACCGGGTCAGCGCCCGGGAAGTCAGGGTCAGCCGGTCACCGTCCAGCGTGTAGTCGAGGTACGGGATCAGCGGCGTGTTGCCCTGCCACAGGCCCGCGAAGAAGTTCCCGTTGGTGTTCAGGGTGATGGTCTGCGCCGGAATCGGGCCGGACTTCGGCACGAAGAGATTGTCGGTGGACGCGGTGCCCGAGCGGGTGGTCCAGGAGGTCTTGATCAAAGCCTCCATCTCGGGGTCCACCCACTGCATGGTGCCGCGGTTCAGGAAGTCGTTGGCGGCATCCCAGACCGCGGTGGTGATGCCGTTGATCCGGGCCTCGTAGTCGACCTCCTCGAAGTACTTCAGCATCTCCCCGCGCTCGACGTAGCCGGAGTGGGGCGAGGTGAGCAGGCCGTACTCGCCGAGGTAGACGGGGATGCCCTTGGCGACGAGGGTGTCGTGGACCCGGGCGAAGCCCTCGGTCAGGTCCTGCTGGGCCTTGGCGTCGAAGGTCGTGCCGCCGGCGATGTTCACGCTGAACGGGTACCAGCTGTAGTAGTGCACGGTGGCGACGAGATTGCGGTCGTGCAGCGAGCTGATGGTCGTCGACAGGTCGTCGAGCCAGTTCTGGGCGTTGTTGGTTTCCTCCGAGGGCAGGACGAGCAGGCGGTCCTTGTTCTGCCCGCCGCTGTTGCGCACGATGTCGTGGAACGAGGTGTTGAGCTCTCGCAGGTACTGGGTCTTCTGGGCGTCGGTCGCGTTGTCGAACTGCGGCTCGTTGATGCTCTCCATGAGCAGCTTGCGCGGCTCGTCCTTGAACGCGGCGGCGATCTGCTGCCAGGTCGCGTCGAACCGAGCCAGAATGTTGTCGTGGTCGGTGGACATGTACTTGATCCACTGCCACGAGTCGTGGTGCACGTTGATCTC carries:
- a CDS encoding cellulase family glycosylhydrolase, whose protein sequence is MTQAQHRRRRLGLLASIPLAVTTMATLAVAPANGAPAAQSAPVDPMTAVAAMQPSWNLGNTFDAIPDETSWGNPLTTKATFDGLRAQGFRSVRIPVTWYPHQSDTAPYTIDAAWMTRVKQVVDWALADGLYVEINVHHDSWQWIKYMSTDHDNILARFDATWQQIAAAFKDEPRKLLMESINEPQFDNATDAQKTQYLRELNTSFHDIVRNSGGQNKDRLLVLPSEETNNAQNWLDDLSTTISSLHDRNLVATVHYYSWYPFSVNIAGGTTFDAKAQQDLTEGFARVHDTLVAKGIPVYLGEYGLLTSPHSGYVERGEMLKYFEEVDYEARINGITTAVWDAANDFLNRGTMQWVDPEMEALIKTSWTTRSGTASTDNLFVPKSGPIPAQTITLNTNGNFFAGLWQGNTPLIPYLDYTLDGDRLTLTSRALTRLAGDRAYGVNSTLQVRYSRGVPWQLHVRSADQPVLADASGTTTSLVIPTQFHGDLLATMEATYADGTNAGPASWTPFQQFGYAFAPDYTAGTTTLTADFLNSLKDGAPVKLVFHYWTGATLTYQVTKSGTTVTGTAS